The following coding sequences are from one Canis lupus baileyi chromosome 23, mCanLup2.hap1, whole genome shotgun sequence window:
- the ZNF214 gene encoding zinc finger protein 214 isoform X1, translating into MPPFYSSDFSKLYPSPKEEHKRGRNVHYFPHSLIPDLFFLENLIFDQMAVTFEDVTVIFTWEEWKFLDSSQKKLYREVMWENYTNVMSVGNWKESYKFQEEKFRYLEHENLPWWQGWRNASTQIYENRNYVETVQGINSKDLKQQDLSHHQEWLILSTQVPGYGNYELTFEDKSARNLKYTKLIPWQSLETKHNPQDYAREIYMNESHGFQGSRCHFDISRKNLSVEKEQKLIVQHSYVPTVEALPEYTGELCQHDLLKNSMEEEYCRCNICKEIYYWNSQCVLHKRNQLGEKFYQCSISTACFSPRSDLSRHPRIHIGKKLYGCDQVDDNFTQSLGVRFHQRVCPGEVSYICHVCGNSFSQISSLHNHQRIHTEEKLYKFECHKDLSRNSLLHIHQRLHIGEKPFKCDQCGKSFSRSSVLHVHQRVHTGEKPYKCDECGKGFSQSSNLRIHQLVHTGEKSYKCDDCGKGFTQRSNLQIHQRVHTGEKPYKCDDCGKDFSHSSDLRIHQRVHTGEKPYTCHECGKGFSKSSKLHTHQRVHTGEKPYKCEQCGKGFSQRSHLLIHQRVHTGEKPYKCEDCGKGFSHSSNLHIHQRVHTGEKPYQCTKCGKGFSHSSALRIHQRVHTGEKPHKCHEYYKGFDHSSHIHNNHPRETL; encoded by the exons ATCTCTTCTTCCTGGAAAACCTGATCTTTGACCAGATGGCAGTAACATTTGAAGATGTGACTGTTATTTTTACTTGGGAGGAGTGGAAGTTCCTGGATTCTTCTCAAAAAAAGCTCTACAGAGAGGTCATGTGGGAGAACTACACAAATGTCATGTCAGTAG GAAACTGGAAAGAGAGCTACaaattccaagaagaaaaattCAGATATTTAGAACATGAAAATCTTCCCTGGTGGCAAGGCTGGAGGAATGCCAGCACTCAGATATATGAGAATAGAAACTATGTGGAAACTGTCCAAGGAATAAATTCCAAAGACCTAAAGCAACAAGACCTTTCCCACCATCAAGAATGGTTAATACTCTCCACACAAGTACCAGGGTATGGGAACTATGAACTGACTTTTGAAGACAAAAGTGCCAGGAACTTAAAATATACAAAGCTTATACCTTGGCAGTCCTTAGAAACAAAACATAACCCTCAAGACTATGCTAGAGAAATCTACATGAATGAATCACATGGTTTTCAAGGAAGCAGATGCCATTTTGACATATCTAGGAAAAATCTCTCTGTGGAAAAAGAACAGAAGCTCATAGTTCAGCATTCTTATGTCCCAACAGTGGAAGCCCTTCCGGAGTACACTGGGGAGCTATGTCAACATGACCTACTGAAAAACTCTATGGAAGAGGAATACTGTAgatgtaatatatgtaaagaaatttattattgGAATTCACAGTGTGTTCTCCACAAAAGAAATCAACTTGGAGAAAAGTTCTATCAATGCTCTATCAGCACAGCATGTTTCTCTCCAAGATCAGATCTATCCAGACATCCAAGAATTCACATAGGAAAGAAGCTGTATGGATGTGATCAAGTTGATGATAACTTCACTCAGAGCTTAGGTGTTCGATTTCATCAGAGAGTCTGCCCAGGGGAGGTTTCTTATATATGCCACGTGTGTGGTAACAGCTTCAGTCAGATCTCTAGTCTTCACAATCATCAAAGAATCCATACAGAAGAGAAACTTTATAAATTTGAATGTCATAAGGACCTCAGTCGAAATTCTTTACTCCATATTCACCAGAGACTTCACATAGGAGAGAAGCCTTTTAAATGTGATCAGTGTGGTAAGAGTTTTAGTCGGAGTTCAGTACTTCATGTTCATCAGAGAgtccacacaggagagaaaccatataAGTGTGATGAATGTGGTAAGGGCTTCAGTCAGAGTTCAAATCTTCGAATTCATCAGTTAGTCCACACAGGAGAGAAGTCCTATAAATGTGATGACTGTGGTAAGGGCTTTACCCAGCGCTCAAATCTCCAGATTCATCAGAGAGTACATACAGGAGAGAAGCCTTATAAATGTGATGACTGTGGGAAGGACTTTAGTCACAGCTCTGATCTTCGTATTCATCAGAGGGTCCATACTGGGGAGAAACCCTATACTTGTCATGAATGTGGGAAGGGCTTCAGCAAGAGTTCGAAGCTTCACACTCATCAAAGAgtccatactggagagaaaccctataaatgtgAACAGTGTGGTAAGGGATTCAGTCAGCGTTCGCACCTTCTCATTCATCAGAGAGTTCACACAGGAGAAAAACCCTATAAATGTGAGGACTGTGGAAAGGGCTTTAGTCACAGCTCTAATCTTCACATTCATCAGAGGgtccacacaggagagaagcctTATCAATGCACTAAGTGTGGTAAGGGTTTCAGTCATAGCTCGGCTCTTCGAATTCATCAGAGAGTCCACACAGGAGAAAAACCTCATAAATGCCATGAGTATTATAAGGGATTTGATCACAGTTCACATATTCACAATAATCACCCACGAGAAACCTTATAA
- the ZNF214 gene encoding zinc finger protein 214 isoform X2 codes for MAVTFEDVTVIFTWEEWKFLDSSQKKLYREVMWENYTNVMSVGNWKESYKFQEEKFRYLEHENLPWWQGWRNASTQIYENRNYVETVQGINSKDLKQQDLSHHQEWLILSTQVPGYGNYELTFEDKSARNLKYTKLIPWQSLETKHNPQDYAREIYMNESHGFQGSRCHFDISRKNLSVEKEQKLIVQHSYVPTVEALPEYTGELCQHDLLKNSMEEEYCRCNICKEIYYWNSQCVLHKRNQLGEKFYQCSISTACFSPRSDLSRHPRIHIGKKLYGCDQVDDNFTQSLGVRFHQRVCPGEVSYICHVCGNSFSQISSLHNHQRIHTEEKLYKFECHKDLSRNSLLHIHQRLHIGEKPFKCDQCGKSFSRSSVLHVHQRVHTGEKPYKCDECGKGFSQSSNLRIHQLVHTGEKSYKCDDCGKGFTQRSNLQIHQRVHTGEKPYKCDDCGKDFSHSSDLRIHQRVHTGEKPYTCHECGKGFSKSSKLHTHQRVHTGEKPYKCEQCGKGFSQRSHLLIHQRVHTGEKPYKCEDCGKGFSHSSNLHIHQRVHTGEKPYQCTKCGKGFSHSSALRIHQRVHTGEKPHKCHEYYKGFDHSSHIHNNHPRETL; via the exons ATGGCAGTAACATTTGAAGATGTGACTGTTATTTTTACTTGGGAGGAGTGGAAGTTCCTGGATTCTTCTCAAAAAAAGCTCTACAGAGAGGTCATGTGGGAGAACTACACAAATGTCATGTCAGTAG GAAACTGGAAAGAGAGCTACaaattccaagaagaaaaattCAGATATTTAGAACATGAAAATCTTCCCTGGTGGCAAGGCTGGAGGAATGCCAGCACTCAGATATATGAGAATAGAAACTATGTGGAAACTGTCCAAGGAATAAATTCCAAAGACCTAAAGCAACAAGACCTTTCCCACCATCAAGAATGGTTAATACTCTCCACACAAGTACCAGGGTATGGGAACTATGAACTGACTTTTGAAGACAAAAGTGCCAGGAACTTAAAATATACAAAGCTTATACCTTGGCAGTCCTTAGAAACAAAACATAACCCTCAAGACTATGCTAGAGAAATCTACATGAATGAATCACATGGTTTTCAAGGAAGCAGATGCCATTTTGACATATCTAGGAAAAATCTCTCTGTGGAAAAAGAACAGAAGCTCATAGTTCAGCATTCTTATGTCCCAACAGTGGAAGCCCTTCCGGAGTACACTGGGGAGCTATGTCAACATGACCTACTGAAAAACTCTATGGAAGAGGAATACTGTAgatgtaatatatgtaaagaaatttattattgGAATTCACAGTGTGTTCTCCACAAAAGAAATCAACTTGGAGAAAAGTTCTATCAATGCTCTATCAGCACAGCATGTTTCTCTCCAAGATCAGATCTATCCAGACATCCAAGAATTCACATAGGAAAGAAGCTGTATGGATGTGATCAAGTTGATGATAACTTCACTCAGAGCTTAGGTGTTCGATTTCATCAGAGAGTCTGCCCAGGGGAGGTTTCTTATATATGCCACGTGTGTGGTAACAGCTTCAGTCAGATCTCTAGTCTTCACAATCATCAAAGAATCCATACAGAAGAGAAACTTTATAAATTTGAATGTCATAAGGACCTCAGTCGAAATTCTTTACTCCATATTCACCAGAGACTTCACATAGGAGAGAAGCCTTTTAAATGTGATCAGTGTGGTAAGAGTTTTAGTCGGAGTTCAGTACTTCATGTTCATCAGAGAgtccacacaggagagaaaccatataAGTGTGATGAATGTGGTAAGGGCTTCAGTCAGAGTTCAAATCTTCGAATTCATCAGTTAGTCCACACAGGAGAGAAGTCCTATAAATGTGATGACTGTGGTAAGGGCTTTACCCAGCGCTCAAATCTCCAGATTCATCAGAGAGTACATACAGGAGAGAAGCCTTATAAATGTGATGACTGTGGGAAGGACTTTAGTCACAGCTCTGATCTTCGTATTCATCAGAGGGTCCATACTGGGGAGAAACCCTATACTTGTCATGAATGTGGGAAGGGCTTCAGCAAGAGTTCGAAGCTTCACACTCATCAAAGAgtccatactggagagaaaccctataaatgtgAACAGTGTGGTAAGGGATTCAGTCAGCGTTCGCACCTTCTCATTCATCAGAGAGTTCACACAGGAGAAAAACCCTATAAATGTGAGGACTGTGGAAAGGGCTTTAGTCACAGCTCTAATCTTCACATTCATCAGAGGgtccacacaggagagaagcctTATCAATGCACTAAGTGTGGTAAGGGTTTCAGTCATAGCTCGGCTCTTCGAATTCATCAGAGAGTCCACACAGGAGAAAAACCTCATAAATGCCATGAGTATTATAAGGGATTTGATCACAGTTCACATATTCACAATAATCACCCACGAGAAACCTTATAA
- the ZNF214 gene encoding zinc finger protein 214 isoform X3: protein MNESHGFQGSRCHFDISRKNLSVEKEQKLIVQHSYVPTVEALPEYTGELCQHDLLKNSMEEEYCRCNICKEIYYWNSQCVLHKRNQLGEKFYQCSISTACFSPRSDLSRHPRIHIGKKLYGCDQVDDNFTQSLGVRFHQRVCPGEVSYICHVCGNSFSQISSLHNHQRIHTEEKLYKFECHKDLSRNSLLHIHQRLHIGEKPFKCDQCGKSFSRSSVLHVHQRVHTGEKPYKCDECGKGFSQSSNLRIHQLVHTGEKSYKCDDCGKGFTQRSNLQIHQRVHTGEKPYKCDDCGKDFSHSSDLRIHQRVHTGEKPYTCHECGKGFSKSSKLHTHQRVHTGEKPYKCEQCGKGFSQRSHLLIHQRVHTGEKPYKCEDCGKGFSHSSNLHIHQRVHTGEKPYQCTKCGKGFSHSSALRIHQRVHTGEKPHKCHEYYKGFDHSSHIHNNHPRETL from the coding sequence ATGAATGAATCACATGGTTTTCAAGGAAGCAGATGCCATTTTGACATATCTAGGAAAAATCTCTCTGTGGAAAAAGAACAGAAGCTCATAGTTCAGCATTCTTATGTCCCAACAGTGGAAGCCCTTCCGGAGTACACTGGGGAGCTATGTCAACATGACCTACTGAAAAACTCTATGGAAGAGGAATACTGTAgatgtaatatatgtaaagaaatttattattgGAATTCACAGTGTGTTCTCCACAAAAGAAATCAACTTGGAGAAAAGTTCTATCAATGCTCTATCAGCACAGCATGTTTCTCTCCAAGATCAGATCTATCCAGACATCCAAGAATTCACATAGGAAAGAAGCTGTATGGATGTGATCAAGTTGATGATAACTTCACTCAGAGCTTAGGTGTTCGATTTCATCAGAGAGTCTGCCCAGGGGAGGTTTCTTATATATGCCACGTGTGTGGTAACAGCTTCAGTCAGATCTCTAGTCTTCACAATCATCAAAGAATCCATACAGAAGAGAAACTTTATAAATTTGAATGTCATAAGGACCTCAGTCGAAATTCTTTACTCCATATTCACCAGAGACTTCACATAGGAGAGAAGCCTTTTAAATGTGATCAGTGTGGTAAGAGTTTTAGTCGGAGTTCAGTACTTCATGTTCATCAGAGAgtccacacaggagagaaaccatataAGTGTGATGAATGTGGTAAGGGCTTCAGTCAGAGTTCAAATCTTCGAATTCATCAGTTAGTCCACACAGGAGAGAAGTCCTATAAATGTGATGACTGTGGTAAGGGCTTTACCCAGCGCTCAAATCTCCAGATTCATCAGAGAGTACATACAGGAGAGAAGCCTTATAAATGTGATGACTGTGGGAAGGACTTTAGTCACAGCTCTGATCTTCGTATTCATCAGAGGGTCCATACTGGGGAGAAACCCTATACTTGTCATGAATGTGGGAAGGGCTTCAGCAAGAGTTCGAAGCTTCACACTCATCAAAGAgtccatactggagagaaaccctataaatgtgAACAGTGTGGTAAGGGATTCAGTCAGCGTTCGCACCTTCTCATTCATCAGAGAGTTCACACAGGAGAAAAACCCTATAAATGTGAGGACTGTGGAAAGGGCTTTAGTCACAGCTCTAATCTTCACATTCATCAGAGGgtccacacaggagagaagcctTATCAATGCACTAAGTGTGGTAAGGGTTTCAGTCATAGCTCGGCTCTTCGAATTCATCAGAGAGTCCACACAGGAGAAAAACCTCATAAATGCCATGAGTATTATAAGGGATTTGATCACAGTTCACATATTCACAATAATCACCCACGAGAAACCTTATAA